The Gemmatimonadales bacterium genome has a window encoding:
- a CDS encoding zf-HC2 domain-containing protein codes for MKRLWEYLDGELPPDEAHRIREHLAMCARCYPQYRHQLAFLALVSRAASATAPRQEFVRRLDAVLAAAEDDRT; via the coding sequence ATGAAGCGCCTGTGGGAGTATCTCGACGGCGAGTTGCCGCCGGACGAGGCCCACCGGATCCGCGAACACCTGGCGATGTGCGCGCGCTGCTACCCGCAGTACCGGCACCAGCTTGCCTTCCTGGCCCTGGTCTCTCGCGCGGCGTCGGCGACCGCGCCGCGTCAGGAGTTCGTGCGGCGCCTGGATGCGGTGCTTGCAGCCGCGGAGGATGATCGGACCTAA